Below is a genomic region from Raphanus sativus cultivar WK10039 chromosome 4, ASM80110v3, whole genome shotgun sequence.
CACAGATCTTTAATTTGAAGAGAAGCAGAGATGGCAAGTCTGATAATGGCCACACCATTCCCAGGCTCTTCTCTCACCCAATTCAAGAAAACGAATAACCTCTCTGTTCAGAGAGCCTTTAAGGTAACATCTATGCAGACACCGTTGGAGGAGCTGTACAACGTTAAGGTGGAACGTAAAGTGTCGCAGAGACGGTTAGACGAGCTGGGTGTTTCGAAATGGTCGGTTTGGAAGACGGG
It encodes:
- the LOC108851559 gene encoding uncharacterized protein LOC108851559, with the translated sequence MASLIMATPFPGSSLTQFKKTNNLSVQRAFKVTSMQTPLEELYNVKVERKVSQRRLDELGVSKWSVWKTGKCKLPWDWQVDQLVYIEEGEVRVVPEGSKRYMQFLAGDLVRYPKWLEADLFFNAPYRERYCFKAYGDD